The Castanea sativa cultivar Marrone di Chiusa Pesio chromosome 11, ASM4071231v1 genome contains a region encoding:
- the LOC142617522 gene encoding putative pre-mRNA-splicing factor ATP-dependent RNA helicase DEAH2: protein MGMERKRKVSLLDVVDKSKITKINSGGFSSPGINSWTGRPYSQRYYEILVKRRDLPVWHQKEEFLQVFKSNQTVILVGETGSGKTTQIPQFVLEAIDIKTTPNKRKKMMVACTQPRRVAAMSVSRRVAEEMDVPIGEEVGYSIRFEDCSSARTVLKYLTDGMLLREAMTDPLLERYKVIILDEAHERTLATDVLFGLLKQVSKNRPDLKLVVMSATLEAEKFQSYFDAPLMKVPGRLHPVEIFYTEEPESDYLDAAIQTVVQIHTRETPGDVLVFLTGEEEIEDACRKITKKVAKMGDKVGPVKVVPLYSSLSPAMQQKIFEPAPPPVKEGGPAGRKIVVSTNIAETSLTIDGIVYVVDPGFAKQKVYNPRVRVESLLVSPISKASAHQRSGRAGRTQPGKCFRLYTEKSFQNDLQPQTYPEMLRSNLANTVLTLKKMGINDLVHFDFMDAPAPETLMRALEALNYLGAIDDDGNLTKLGEIMSEFPLDPQMSKMLVVSPEFNCSNEILSISAMLSVPNCFVRPREAKKAADEAKARFEHIDGDHLTLLNVYHAYKQNNEDPLWCYENFVNQRVLKAADNVRQQLVRIMARFNLRLCSTDFNSRDYYINIRKAMVAGYFMQVAHLERTGHYLTVKDNQVVHLHPSNCLDHKPEWVIYNEDVQTNSNYIRTVTYIRGEWIIDIAPHYYDLTNFPLCEAKRVLEKLYKKRKKESRNC, encoded by the coding sequence ATGGGaatggagaggaagaggaagGTGAGCTTGTTGGACGTGGTGGACAAGTCGAAGATCACCAAAATAAACAGCGGCGGCTTCTCGTCCCCTGGGATCAATAGCTGGACGGGGAGGCCGTACTCGCAGAGATACTATGAGATTTTGGTGAAGCGGAGAGACTTGCCTGTTTGGCACCAAAAAGAAGAGTTCTTGCAAGTTTTCAAGTCTAACCAGACTGTCATCCTAGTCGGCGAGACTGGTAGTGGCAAAACCACTCAGATTCCCCAGTTCGTTTTGGAAGCGATCGATATAAAAACAACTCCAAATAAGCGCAAGAAGATGATGGTTGCGTGCACTCAGCCTCGTAGGGTGGCCGCTATGTCTGTTTCTCGCCGTGTTGCCGAAGAGATGGACGTACCTATCGGAGAAGAGGTTGGTTATAGCATCCGTTTCGAAGACTGCAGCAGTGCAAGAACAGTTTTGAAGTATTTAACAGATGGTATGCTTTTAAGAGAAGCAATGACAGATCCGCTTTTGGAACGCTACAAGGTCATAATTCTTGATGAGGCTCACGAAAGAACGTTGGCAACTGATGTTCTGTTTGGACTTCTGAAGCAAGTGTCGAAAAATAGACCTGACCTGAAGCTAGTTGTAATGAGTGCTACTCTTGAGGCTGAAAAATTTCAGAGTTATTTTGATGCACCACTTATGAAAGTTCCTGGGAGGCTTCATCCGGTGGAAATATTTTACACTGAAGAGCCTGAAAGTGACTACCTGGATGCAGCAATCCAAACAGTTGTGCAAATTCATACGAGGGAAACTCCTGGAGATGTACTTGTGTTCCTCACTGGCGAGGAGGAGATAGAAGATGCATGTCGAAAAATAACGAAAAAAGTAGCAAAGATGGGTGACAAGGTGGGACCTGTCAAAGTAGTGCCTTTGTATTCTTCTCTTTCTCCGGCTATGCAGCAGAAGATATTTGAACCGGCTCCGCCTCCCGTGAAAGAGGGTGGTCCTGCTGGAAGGAAGATTGTGGTGTCAACAAACATTGCCGAAACTTCTTTGACCATTGATGGTATAGTGTATGTAGTTGACCCTGGGTttgcaaaacaaaaagtttATAACCCACGAGTGCGTGTAGAATCGTTGTTGGTATCCCCAATCTCTAAGGCTAGTGCACACCAGAGATCAGGGCGTGCTGGAAGAACTCAGCCTGGAAAATGCTTTAGACTTTACACCGAGAAAAGTTTCCAGAATGATCTTCAACCACAGACCTATCCAGAAATGTTGAGATCAAACCTTGCAAATACGGTTCTTACTTTGAAGAAAATGGGGATAAATGATCTAGTGCATTTTGATTTTATGGATGCCCCTGCTCCAGAGACATTGATGCGGGCTTTAGAGGCTTTGAATTACCTGGGAGCGATAGATGATGATGGAAATCTGACAAAGCTTGGCGAAATTATGAGTGAATTTCCATTGGATCCTCAGATGTCAAAGATGCTCGTAGTTAGCCCTGAGTTCAACTGTTCAAACGAAATTCTATCAATTTCTGCCATGCTTTCAGTACCCAATTGCTTTGTCAGGCCTAGGGAGGCTAAGAAAGCTGCTGATGAAGCAAAAGCTAGGTTTGAGCACATCGATGGAGATCACCTCACGCTGTTGAATGTATACCATGCATACAAGCAAAACAACGAGGACCCATTATGGTGCTATGAGAACTTCGTCAACCAAAGGGTGTTGAAGGCTGCTGATAATGTTAGACAACAGCTCGTGCGTATCATGGCCAGGTTTAACCTCAGGTTGTGCAGCACTGATTTCAACAGCCGTGATTACTACATCAACATAAGGAAGGCTATGGTAGCAGGATATTTCATGCAGGTAGCTCACCTGGAACGTACTGGACACTACTTGACAGTGAAGGACAACCAAGTGGTGCACTTGCATCCATCGAATTGCTTGGATCACAAGCCGGAGTGGGTCATTTATAATGAAGATGTTCAAACAAATAGTAATTACATTCGGACGGTGACATATATTCGTGGTGAATGGATAATTGATATAGCACCACATTATTATGACCTGACGAACTTCCCCCTGTGTGAGGCTAAGCGTGTTCTTGAGAAGCTTTACAAGAAGCGGAAGAAGGAGAGCAGGAACTGttga
- the LOC142614507 gene encoding uncharacterized protein LOC142614507 codes for MTGKTELKKDESQDRSLIGLLSWSIKGVLNVLFNNNSEKETKILESMVEKTETKIMEAMVEKTEVKKEEIPGRNLVDLVFSWSLKDVLNEDLHKRQVRKIPETFSSTTEYLTSFCDPLVVETHADLLSSMSTISQPHTRAIFSVRQTVKCEPPKDLLYHVTLESVKFFENHGARYEPEVRDIIAITDVRPKCIDDLERPNRSYLVAFVLSVRHEIFLTILSSKPILFEHDKNKTLYVVPLINMTTNIRIWRALNSKLEGGNLNIIQNVLQSSSTDATNCTACLIEEDCSAAFAAIRSRICSSDLNGSQKDAVLSCLVTRECNHQNTVKLIWGPPGTGKTKTVGVLLFSLLRMKCKTLTCAPTNTAVLEVTQRLLKNVIGSLEYDTYGLGDVVLFGNGKRMKILDCHNLLNIFLDNRVSILHECLVSSSGWKGSLTSMKCLLEDPRRQYNLYLNDIRIENEEEKTEDKKSKKNVRNVIVKALNENKNKKNKGQVVDKCDSHLSFEEFVQWRFNCILQRLKYCNVNLCTHLPTSFISLEVVKKMKLALDLLTSQETLLSNVTVTDKESEQVSEENDQRFGHLMKYSFVRGNCLRILGTIPKKFPVPDFRDEWEIKKFCLENSCLCFCTVSSSAKLHEVKTQWEVLVIDEAAQLKECESTIPLQLPGLRLAILIGDERQLPAMVKSKVSEEAEFGRSLFQRLVLLGKNKILLNVQHRMHPSISLFPNRVFYENQILDGPNVKERRYEMRFLQGNMFGSYSFINVAHGKEEFDYSHSLKNMVEVAVASEIVASLFKESVRTKKKVKVGIISPYKAQVDAIGEKVKNYSADSNDDFSISVRSVDGFQGGEEDVIIISTVRCNMNGVVGFLENHQRANVALTRARHCLWILGNEATLTKSCTIWNELVIDAKKRGRFYNADANKSLAQAITVALVEHNQIHILLNMDSFLFKEAKWKVSFSNDFLKSMSRVKNAKTCKQVLTLLENLANGWRQSHRKKNLFFNRGTSSQLLEQYKVNGLLNLVWTVDILKENSYYIQILKVWDILPLSEIPRVTNHLDVLFENYTVDKMSQCKYKSLNGCLVVPMRWSIDLRSCPEVDPLLSLSEPLASLSLRDDSESSSTTDINNSTMGRGVVRKWQRKLPNK; via the exons ATGACTGGGAAAACCGAGTTGAAGAAGGATGAAAGTCAGGATAGAAGCTTAATAGGTTTGCTATCTTGGTCTATCAAGGGTGTTCTCAATGTGCTCTTTAATAATAACAG tgaaaaagaaactaaaattctGGAGTCAATGGTGGAGAAGACTGAAACTAAAATTATGGAGGCAATGGTGGAGAAGACTGaggtgaagaaggaagaaattCCGGGTAGAAACTTAGTAGATTTGGTATTCTCTTGGTCTCTCAAGGATGTTCTCAATGAAGATCTTCACAAACGCCAG GTGAGAAAGATCCCGGAGACATTCTCCTCGACCACAGAGTACTTGACATCATTCTGTGATCCACTTGTTGTAGAAACTCATGCTGACTTGTTGTCAAGCATGTCAACAATATCACAACCACATACACGTGCAATATTTTCTGTTAGGCAAACTGTGAAATGTGAACCACCCAAAGACCTCCTTTACCATGTTACACTTGAAAgtgtgaaattttttgagaatcatggTGCGAGATATGAACCTGAAGTTAGAGACATCATTGCCATAACAGATGTAAGACCAAAATGCATTGATGATTTAGAAAGACCAAACAGGTCCTATCTTGTTGCTTTTGTTCTGAGCGTGAGACACGAAATATTTCTGACAATATTATCGTCAAAGCCTATCTTGTTTGAGCATGACAAGAACAAGACTCTTTATGTAGTTCCCTTGATAAATATGACCACAAATATTCGGATATGGAGGGCCTTGAACTCTAAGTTGGAAGGTGGGAACTTAAACATCATTCAGAATGTGCTACAATCTAGTTCTACG GATGCTACAAATTGTACTGCCTGCCTTATCGAAGAAGATTGCAGCGCTGCCTTTGCAGCTATTAGGTCCAGAATTTGCTCTTCTGATTTAAATGGCTCCCAAAAAGATGCAGTTCTTAGCTGCTTGGTAACTAGGGAATGCAATCATCAGAATACTGTCAAACTAATATGGGGCCCCCCGGGGACTGGGAAAACCAAGACAGTTGGTGTGCTCTTATTCTCTCTGCTTAGAATGAAATGCAAAACACTTACATGTGCCCCAACTAATACTGCTGTTTTGGAAGTGACACAGCGGCTTCTAAAGAATGTGATAGGATCACTTGAATATGATACTTATGGGCTTGGAGATGTGGTTTTATTTGGAAATGGGAAGCGAATGAAGATTCTGGATTGCCATAACCTCCTCAATATATTCCTTGATAATCGAGTTAGCATACTACATGAATGCCTTGTTTCATCATCCGGCTGGAAAGGTAGTTTAACATCAATGAAATGTTTGCTGGAGGACCCTAGACGGCAATACAATTTGTACTTGAATGACATAAGGATAGAAAATGAGGAGGAGAAAACTGAAGACAAGAAGAGCAAGAAAAATGTGAGGAATGTTATTGTTAAAGCcctaaatgaaaacaaaaacaagaaaaacaaaggaCAGGTGGTTGACAAATGTGATAGTCATTTATCGTTTGAGGAATTTGTTCAATGGAGATTCAATTGCATTTTACAGCGTTTGAAATATTGTAATGTAAATTTGTGTACACACTTACCGACTTCTTTTATTTCATTAGAAGTGGTAAAGAAGATGAAGTTAGCTCTTGATTTGCTCACATCTCAAGAAACATTGTTGAGTAATGTTACTGTTACCGACAAAGAATCAGAGCAAGTCTCTGAAGAAAATGATCAAAGATTTGGTCACTTGATGAAATATAGTTTTGTGAGAGGAAATTGCCTTCGGATACTTGGAACAATTCCAAAAAAATTCCCTGTTCCAGACTTTAGAGATGAGTGGGAGATTAAAAAATTCTGCCTAGAAAATTCTTGTCTATGTTTCTGCACTGTATCTAGCTCTGCTAAATTGCATGAAGTAAAGACTCAATGGGAAGTACTGGTTATAGATGAAGCTGCTCAGCTTAAGGAATGTGAATCCACCATTCCTTTACAACTTCCTGGCCTCCGCCTCGCTATTCTCATTGGGGATGAGCGGCAACTTCCTGCGATGGTTAAAAGCAAG GTTTCTGAGGAAGCTGAATTTGGAAGAAGTTTGTTCCAAAGACTGGTATTgctaggaaaaaataaaatccttcTTAATGTCCAGCATAGGATGCATCCATCCATAAGCTTATTTCCAAATAGGGTGTtctatgaaaatcagattttggATGGCCCCAATGTCAAAGAAAGAAGGTATGAGATGCGTTTCCTTCAGGGAAATATGTTTGGCTCCTACTCTTTCATTAATGTCGCACATGGAAAAGAGGAGTTTGATTACAGCCATAGTCTCAAAAATATGGTTGAGGTTGCTGTAGCGTCTGAGATAGTTGCAAGCCTTTTCAAAG AATCCGTTCGCACAAAGAAGAAAGTTAAAGTTGGTATCATCTCACCATACAAGGCACAAGTCGATGCAATTGGAGAGAAGGTGAAAAACTACAGTGCTGATTCTAATGATGACTTCTCGATTAGTGTTCGCTCTGTTGATGGTTTCCAGGGTGGTGAGGAGGATGTGATAATTATCTCAACTGTCAGATGTAATATGAATGGAGTAGTTGGTTTTCTTGAAAATCATCAAAGAGCAAATGTGGCACTAACCCGTGCAAG GCATTGCCTTTGGATATTGGGAAATGAAGCAACTTTAACTAAAAGTTGCACTATTTGGAATGAATTAGTCATTGATGCCAAGAAAAGGGGGCGTTTCTACAATGCTGATGCAAACAAGAGCTTGGCTCAGGCTATTACAGTTGCCTTGGTTGAGCATAACCAAATACACATTTTACTCAACATGGATTCCTTTCTGTTCAAAGAGGCCAAATGGAAG gTCTCTTTCAGcaatgattttttgaaatccaTGTCGAGAGTGAAAAATGCTAAGACTTGTAAACAAGTGCTTACTTTATTGGAAAATCTAGCAAATGGATGGCGTCAATCACACAGGAAGAAAAACCTCTTTTTTAATCGGGGAACTTCTTCCCAATTATTAGAGCAGTACAAGGTCAATGGGTTGCTGAATCTTGTTTGGACAGTAGACATCCTCAAGGAAAATTCATATTACATTCAAATTTTGAAGGTCTGGGATATTttgccattatctgaaataccAAGAGTAACAAATCATCTTGATGTCTTATTTGAGAATTATACTGTGGATAAGATGAGTCAATGCAAATACAAATCTCTCAACGG GTGTTTAGTTGTTCCAATGAGATGGTCAATTGACTTGCGTAGTTGTCCTGAAGTTGATCCTCTGCTGTCACTGTCAGAACCATTGGCTTCACTCAGCCTGAGGGATGATTCAGAATCATCATCTACAACTGATAT AAATAACTCTACTATGGGGAGAGGTGTTGTTAGGAAATGGCAAAGAAAGTTGCCTAACAAGTAA
- the LOC142617537 gene encoding putative pre-mRNA-splicing factor ATP-dependent RNA helicase DEAH2 encodes MGMERKRKVSLLDVVDKSKITKINSGGFSSSGINSWTGRPYSQRYYEILVKRRDLPVWHQKEEFWQVFKSNQTVILVSETGSGKTTQIPQFVLEAIDIKTTPNKRKKMMVACTQPRRVAAMSVSRRVAEEMDVPIGEEVGYSIRFEDCSSARTVLKYLTDGMLLREAMTDPLLERYKVIILDEAHERTLATDVLFGLLKQVSKNRPDLKLVVMSATLEAEKFQSYFDAPLMKVPGRLHPVEIFYTEEPESDYLDAAIQTVVQIHTRETPGDVLVFLTGEEEIEDACRKITKKVAKMGDKVGPVKVVPLYSSLSPAMQQKIFEPAPPPVKEGGPAGRKIVVSTNIAETSLTIDGIVYVVDPGFAKQKVYNPRVRVESLLVSPISKASAHQRSGRAGRTQPGKCFRLYTEKSFQNDLQPQTYPEMLRSNLANTVLTLKKMGINDLVHFDFMDAPAPETLMRALEALNYLGAIDDDGNLTKLGEIMSEFPLDPQMSKMLVVSPEFNCSNEILSISAMLSVPNCFVRPREAKKAADEAKARFEHIDGDHLTLLNVYHAYKQNNEDPLWCYENFVNQRVLKAADNVRQQLVRIMARFNLRLCSTDFNSRDYYINIRKAMVAGYFMQVAHLERTGHYLTVKDNQVVHLHPSNCLDHKPEWVIYDEDVQTNSNYIRTVTDIRGEWIIDIAPHYYDLMNFPLCEAKRVLEKLYKKRKKESRNC; translated from the coding sequence ATGGGaatggagaggaagaggaagGTGAGCTTGTTGGACGTGGTGGACAAGTCGAAGATCACCAAAATAAACAGCGGCGGCTTCTCGTCCTCTGGGATCAATAGCTGGACGGGGAGGCCGTACTCGCAGAGATACTATGAGATTTTGGTGAAGCGGAGAGACTTGCCTGTTTGGCACCAAAAAGAAGAGTTCTGGCAAGTTTTCAAGTCTAACCAGACTGTCATCCTAGTCAGCGAGACTGGTAGTGGCAAAACCACTCAGATTCCTCAGTTCGTTTTGGAAGCGATCGATATAAAAACAACTCCAAATAAGCGCAAGAAGATGATGGTTGCGTGCACTCAGCCTCGTAGGGTGGCCGCTATGTCTGTTTCTCGCCGTGTTGCCGAAGAGATGGACGTACCTATCGGAGAAGAGGTTGGTTATAGCATCCGTTTCGAAGACTGCAGCAGTGCAAGAACAGTTTTGAAGTATTTAACAGATGGTATGCTTTTAAGAGAAGCAATGACAGATCCGCTTTTGGAACGCTACAAGGTCATAATTCTTGATGAGGCTCACGAAAGAACGTTGGCAACTGATGTTCTGTTTGGACTTCTGAAGCAAGTGTCGAAAAATAGACCTGACCTGAAGCTAGTTGTAATGAGTGCTACTCTTGAGGCTGAAAAATTTCAGAGTTATTTTGATGCACCACTTATGAAAGTTCCTGGGAGGCTTCATCCGGTGGAAATATTTTACACTGAAGAGCCTGAAAGTGACTACCTGGATGCAGCAATCCAAACAGTTGTGCAAATTCATACGAGGGAAACTCCTGGAGATGTACTTGTGTTCCTCACTGGCGAGGAGGAGATAGAAGATGCATGTCGAAAAATAACGAAAAAAGTAGCAAAGATGGGTGACAAGGTGGGACCTGTCAAAGTAGTGCCTTTGTATTCTTCTCTTTCTCCGGCTATGCAGCAGAAGATATTTGAACCGGCTCCGCCTCCCGTGAAAGAGGGTGGTCCTGCTGGAAGGAAGATTGTGGTGTCAACAAACATTGCCGAAACTTCTTTGACCATTGATGGTATAGTGTATGTAGTTGACCCTGGGTttgcaaaacaaaaagtttATAACCCACGAGTGCGTGTAGAATCGTTGTTGGTATCCCCAATCTCTAAGGCTAGTGCACACCAGAGATCAGGGCGTGCTGGAAGAACTCAGCCTGGAAAATGCTTTAGACTTTACACCGAGAAAAGTTTCCAGAATGATCTTCAACCACAGACCTATCCAGAAATGTTGAGATCAAACCTTGCAAATACGGTTCTTACTTTGAAGAAAATGGGGATAAATGATCTAGTGCATTTTGATTTTATGGATGCCCCTGCTCCAGAGACATTGATGCGGGCTTTAGAGGCTTTGAATTACCTGGGAGCGATAGATGATGATGGAAATCTGACAAAGCTTGGCGAAATTATGAGTGAATTTCCATTGGATCCTCAGATGTCAAAGATGCTCGTAGTTAGCCCTGAGTTCAACTGTTCAAACGAAATTCTATCAATTTCTGCCATGCTTTCAGTACCCAATTGCTTTGTCAGGCCTAGGGAGGCTAAGAAAGCTGCTGATGAAGCAAAAGCTAGGTTTGAGCACATCGATGGAGATCACCTCACGCTGTTGAATGTATACCATGCATACAAGCAAAACAACGAGGACCCATTATGGTGCTATGAGAACTTCGTCAACCAAAGGGTGTTGAAGGCTGCTGATAATGTTAGACAACAGCTCGTGCGTATCATGGCCAGGTTTAACCTCAGGTTGTGCAGCACTGATTTCAACAGCCGTGATTACTACATCAACATAAGGAAGGCTATGGTAGCAGGATATTTCATGCAGGTAGCTCACCTGGAACGTACTGGACACTACTTGACAGTGAAGGACAACCAAGTGGTGCACTTGCATCCATCGAATTGCTTGGATCACAAGCCGGAGTGGGTCATTTATGATGAAGATGTTCAAACAAATAGTAATTACATTCGGACGGTGACAGATATTCGTGGTGAATGGATAATTGATATAGCACCACATTATTATGATCTGATGAACTTCCCCCTGTGTGAGGCTAAGCGTGTTCTTGAGAAGCTTTACAAGAAGCGGAAGAAGGAGAGCAGGAACTGttga